In a single window of the Bacillus clarus genome:
- a CDS encoding MFS transporter, with the protein MYQDGSSTTRSATIASSPERLPWNGLIALAMAGFICILTETIPAGLLIEISNGLGVTESLAGQLVTSYALGSLLAAIPLTTATQGWRRKPLLLLCIVGFLLFNTITAFSFNYTLTLIARFFAGVTAGVLWGMTAGYARLMASESLKGKAMAVAMVGTPLALAFGVPIGTFLGSFLGWRSVFGIMSLSTLLLVIWVIWKLPDFPGQSTEKRIPLLKVLVTPGVRSVLFVVLAWVLSHNILYTYIAPYLDYLGLTQKIDMILLIFGIAALVGIWFIGILIDHKLRSLVLISLAGFGLASVALGIGMNQTIVIYLAVTLWGLTFGGAATLLQTAIANAGGDGADVAQSMLVTTWNLAIGGGSVVGAFLLETIGVLSFPWAMFCILLVAYIVVWKTKTTGFTEKQK; encoded by the coding sequence ATGTATCAAGATGGAAGTTCAACTACACGAAGTGCTACAATTGCCTCTTCACCAGAACGTCTTCCATGGAACGGTTTGATCGCTCTGGCGATGGCCGGATTTATCTGTATACTCACAGAAACTATTCCTGCTGGGTTATTAATAGAGATTAGTAATGGACTAGGAGTTACTGAATCCCTTGCTGGTCAACTTGTTACTTCATATGCTCTTGGATCATTATTAGCTGCTATTCCTTTAACTACGGCAACTCAAGGATGGAGAAGAAAGCCTTTGCTGCTTCTATGTATCGTGGGATTTCTTTTATTTAATACTATTACTGCTTTTTCTTTTAATTATACTTTAACGTTAATAGCTCGCTTCTTTGCTGGAGTAACTGCAGGTGTTCTTTGGGGAATGACTGCCGGATATGCCCGTCTAATGGCATCGGAATCACTTAAAGGGAAGGCTATGGCGGTGGCGATGGTCGGAACCCCTCTTGCGCTTGCATTTGGTGTTCCTATTGGGACATTTCTTGGTTCCTTTTTGGGCTGGCGCTCTGTCTTCGGAATTATGTCACTTTCAACTTTATTATTAGTTATTTGGGTTATATGGAAACTTCCAGACTTCCCTGGACAATCTACGGAAAAACGCATACCTCTATTAAAGGTTTTGGTCACACCAGGGGTAAGATCAGTACTATTTGTTGTATTAGCTTGGGTACTTTCACATAACATTCTTTATACTTATATTGCACCTTACCTTGATTATTTAGGACTAACCCAAAAGATTGACATGATATTGCTTATATTTGGTATAGCAGCATTAGTTGGTATTTGGTTTATTGGAATATTAATTGACCATAAACTACGTTCGTTGGTTTTAATCAGCCTTGCTGGGTTCGGTTTGGCATCTGTAGCACTAGGTATTGGCATGAATCAAACTATTGTAATCTATCTTGCAGTTACACTATGGGGTCTTACATTTGGAGGAGCCGCAACACTTCTGCAAACTGCAATTGCAAATGCTGGTGGAGATGGTGCAGATGTTGCTCAATCAATGCTTGTAACAACTTGGAACTTAGCTATTGGGGGCGGAAGTGTGGTTGGAGCATTCCTTTTGGAAACCATTGGAGTACTTTCTTTCCCATGGGCAATGTTCTGTATATTGCTAGTTGCATATATTGTTGTATGGAAGACTAAAACAACTGGCTTTACTGAAAAACAGAAATAG
- a CDS encoding GNAT family N-acetyltransferase, producing the protein MKLNKGEYKTEGNKQVDLFTIDCGDILLREFTIQDAEAIYMIAKQPEVSEFLPDWKSTKEQRIDWVTNYEIPANKEFLKAANGVPNIGEEFLKLGVFLKENNEFIGWCCTGIKEELPSPNREVMYAISNDYRNKGYATRATKGLMDYLFEKTNVEVLNTIALVRNIASNKVIEKSGFPYVTTIEIEGEKYNWYKIRKSEWIGNHS; encoded by the coding sequence GTGAAATTAAATAAAGGTGAGTATAAAACAGAGGGCAATAAGCAGGTAGACTTATTTACGATAGATTGCGGTGATATTTTATTAAGAGAGTTTACGATTCAGGATGCCGAAGCGATTTATATGATCGCAAAACAGCCTGAGGTTTCTGAATTCCTTCCTGATTGGAAATCGACGAAAGAGCAACGAATAGATTGGGTAACAAATTACGAAATACCAGCTAATAAAGAATTTCTAAAGGCGGCAAATGGTGTTCCTAATATTGGAGAGGAATTTCTAAAATTAGGGGTATTTTTAAAGGAGAACAATGAGTTTATCGGTTGGTGTTGTACTGGGATTAAGGAAGAATTACCATCTCCAAATAGGGAAGTTATGTATGCGATTTCGAATGATTATAGAAATAAAGGATATGCGACAAGAGCTACAAAAGGGTTAATGGATTATTTATTTGAGAAAACCAATGTAGAGGTTCTTAATACGATAGCGTTAGTTCGTAACATTGCTTCTAACAAGGTTATTGAAAAAAGTGGATTTCCATATGTGACTACGATTGAAATTGAAGGTGAAAAATATAATTGGTATAAGATTCGTAAGAGTGAATGGATAGGAAATCATAGTTAA